From a single Chitinivibrio alkaliphilus ACht1 genomic region:
- a CDS encoding LrgB family protein, translated as MSASPIFGVLLTVGCYVLTRRIYLRWKNPLCNPIALSLILIGLVLHTQNIPLDHYMNGAGILVAFLPLTVTILAIPLYRQIKMLQAHRKAIIGGICAGVITSCVSIIGGALLLGLDTEIAESLVPKSITTPLGIEMSRILGAMEAITVLSIVITGVLGVVLYPVAFTLFKIVDPVAKGTALGTASHAVGTSKAIELGETEGAMSSLAIILTGLITLTVTPLILLLLPILLR; from the coding sequence ATGAGTGCGTCACCAATTTTCGGGGTGCTTCTTACCGTGGGATGCTACGTGTTGACCCGAAGAATCTACCTTCGTTGGAAAAACCCGCTTTGCAACCCCATAGCCTTGAGTCTCATACTGATAGGGCTTGTCTTGCATACACAGAACATTCCCCTTGACCACTATATGAACGGAGCGGGAATACTTGTGGCATTCCTGCCTCTCACCGTGACCATTCTGGCCATTCCACTCTATCGGCAAATTAAGATGTTACAGGCTCATAGAAAGGCGATCATAGGAGGAATCTGTGCCGGCGTCATCACTTCCTGTGTCTCCATTATCGGAGGAGCACTCCTTCTTGGTCTCGATACGGAGATTGCAGAATCTCTGGTTCCCAAGTCCATAACAACGCCCTTGGGAATTGAAATGAGCCGCATTCTTGGAGCCATGGAAGCAATCACCGTGCTCTCAATTGTTATCACGGGGGTTCTCGGAGTAGTTCTCTATCCTGTTGCCTTTACGCTCTTCAAGATTGTTGACCCCGTTGCCAAGGGTACAGCCCTGGGAACTGCCTCGCATGCCGTAGGAACCTCAAAGGCAATCGAGCTTGGTGAAACAGAGGGTGCCATGAGTAGCTTAGCAATTATTCTTACAGGACTTATTACACTTACCGTAACTCCATTGATACTACTTCTATTACCCATTCTCTTGCGGTAA
- a CDS encoding CidA/LrgA family protein encodes MIGLLREGGIIAAVYGVSLLIEQYIPMPASVLSMIILFLLLQIRLLTLRHFPTIVPLALRHLPLFFIPPAVHILDSTEALAGSIGRIILLLSISNILVMGVTGAVVQALMTQEEK; translated from the coding sequence ATGATTGGCCTACTGCGTGAAGGCGGTATTATAGCGGCAGTATACGGCGTCTCTCTTCTTATTGAGCAGTACATCCCGATGCCTGCAAGCGTTTTGAGCATGATAATTCTTTTTCTACTTCTGCAAATACGACTGCTTACGCTCCGGCATTTCCCAACCATTGTCCCCCTGGCATTACGACATCTACCACTGTTCTTCATACCACCGGCAGTACACATCCTCGACTCCACGGAGGCTCTTGCGGGAAGCATCGGTAGAATTATACTCCTCCTGAGTATTAGTAATATTTTGGTTATGGGTGTAACAGGAGCTGTTGTACAGGCCCTTATGACACAGGAGGAAAAATGA